GAGAAATGGGTCCGAAAGGAGAACCTGGGATCTCAGGAAACAGAGGACCGACTGGCCGACCAGGGAAGCGAGGCAAGCAGGTGAGGAGTTAGTGTACATTCTCTTTGCTTTATTTCCAAACAGCACTAAATACAGTTATACATTACGTAATTATCAAGAGGTGTGTCTCTCCCTATCCGCTCTGCAGTCTCTGTAGAAGCTTTTCAAAAACTACTGAACACCTATCTTTTTACATTGGCTTTTGTTTCTACTTgagatgtgtgtgatgtgttctGTTCTTATGTTTGTTCCTTTCAGGACTCCACGTggtctgttttttgtttttatgttgaccTTACATTTCTGCCTCATGTTGTTATTGTATTCATGTTTCTGTGGTCTTTATTTTAACTTTTGTTCTttcttgtgaagcactttgtgaATTCTATTTatgtgaaaggtgctatactaaatacacttattattattattattattattattattattattattattattattattaaggatttctctttaaatgtcattttttatttgtacgcAGTCAGGATTTGGTTTTAGTTTTTACCTTTTCGATTGAACCATACTGTGTATTTTTTGATGTTGTTGCAGGGAGGGAAAGGAGACACGGGTGGTGTTGGTCCTATGGGACCTGCAGGCCCTCAGGGGACTCCAGGCCACCCTGGTCCTCCGGGTTCCCCTGCCACAGGTGAGAACTTTGACCCTTTTCATTTTCTAACAGATTTAAAACtcttgactacttttaaatgatGACATAATAATACACATTGTTCAGTTCAGTCAGGGACATTCATTTTCCTGCATCCACTTGAAGTGATTGGTGTGTGTGGCCCTACACTTTCGCTGAGTATGGAAAAGCTGTGCTAGCAGTGTGAGAGGCAGCAAAGCCTGTGTCAGCTTTGGACCAGTGTAACACCGGTAGTCAGATTTATCACCAGAGAAACTCTATCTCCCAAGGTGAAACAAGAGGCTGTGTTCATGACATCATGGGGCTAAAATGGATTCACAGATGACAAGCCTTTTTCTGTTTACATAAATAATGTCaccagataaatacatttaacattTCATTTGTCATCTTGATCACATTTCAGAGTGAAGTTGGTTGCTTTTACTTCTTAATAGATTAATTCAGGATACTACATTTCATGACATATGCTATTTCTACAAGTCACTCTACACTTTAACACAGCTACTCACTTCAGTTACATGGAACTACACATGTTAAGCTTTTTGTCTTTTAATACAATATCTTTCTCTATGTATGTGTAATAGGACTGAACATGGTTGGAACAAAGGGGGCTCGTGGTACACCGGGGTCTCCTGGAAAGTGTAGCTGCGGCTCTCCCAGTAATTCTCCAATTGAGGATTATCCTTCCAGAGGAAACTATCTTAAAGTACCTGCGGTGAGTATTTAATATGCTGTATACAGTTTTTTGTAATTTACTTTTGATATTGACAAATCAATTCCAAAAAACGAATATACTGTATAAACCTCTGATTACTGTAACTACATGTTATTTTAACCTAGgagtttaaaaacaaaacaggtaTTGTTAAGTTTTAATACATTTTGCGTACATGTATTAATGATAAAAGATTTTAGAGATAAAAGTATGCCTGGATGTTGCTCTGAGATGAATACTGCCATATTAGATATTTAATGTTGAAGCTCCATATCTCAAAATTGCATTTCAATGGGCCTTGATTTCAAAATCCACATCAATTTCTTCACTCAGATATTTGTTGTAAGCAATGAGGAGGAACTGGAGCGCCTTCACACAGATAATGCTCTGGCATTCCGCAAAGACCAGAGATCTCTCTATTTCAGAGACATTGATGGCTGGCTGCCGATCCAGGTATCATTGCATTCAGCAAAATGAGTTTGTTTCATATTGTTTGCAAACGCTGACTTTAAAAgcagttttatttttttttcccAATGTTTTTAACTATTTTTTAGACTTTCCCATTCCCAATAACGCCGTTCCAGTCCATGGAAAACGCACCTGATGATGAGGGTTACTGCGGTGACGGGATTGTGCAGATTTCTACCGGGGAGCAATGTGATGACAGCAACAGAGTCGTCACGGACGGCTGCGTCAGTAAGTCATGTTCGGTGGTCTATAATAGCTCCTTAGTTCCACTTTGCTGAACGCATATAACATGACCAATCCACCTCTGCTGTCTCCCCTTACCACAGAGTGTAAACACGCCTACTGCGGAGACGGATACCGCTATGAGGGGGCTGAGGAGTGTGATGGAAAGGACTTTGGATACCAGACATGTAATTCATATCTTCCAGGGTAAGCACAGTatacaactcaacacaactCGATATTCAGAATCAAATATCACATTTTTACCAAATACCTCAAAATCAATATTGTGACGATAGTGTAGGGTTGGTCATTGATGCTTTCACAAAATATGTAGACTTTTTTGATTAAATCTTCATCAAgatttcaaggctttattgtcatttgtacattagctacagtgtagatatgtcaATGAAAACCGTAgaccaggctcctccaacagtgcaacatataggagatagaacaaataaaacagatagaATAGTGcaagcaaatacaaatacaatagaaatagtgcaagaagattctatatacaagtaaatgGAATGTGatgtattagataaataatttgcaagatgcaaacagatgaatgtttatggatgttctttcaaaagttcaggggcctcatttataaacggtgcgtatgctcaaaagatggcgtacgccagtttctaagcaatgtttgcgatttataaaaaaacaaacttgacggGAATATGTTTTTGAAAACCACCTTGAATATGTTGTCTTAATGTTATGACATgtatagggttagggtaatgttgtgaatcgagtggcctgtgttcgtcgtccataacatacgcctgcccataccataaccccaccaccaccatgggccactcgattcacaacattaccctaaccctaaccctacccctcacaccagatactgactggttttcagacccccccaataaagcaaaactgcacgtttcagagtggccttttattgtggccagcctaaggcacacctgtgcaataatcatgctgtctaatcagcatcttgatatgccacacctgtgaggtgggatggattatctcggcaaaggagaagtgctcactatcacagatcttttcagatttgtgaacaatatttgagataaatggttattttgtgtatatagaaaatgttttagatctttgagttcatctcatgaaaaatgggagcaaaaacaaaagtgttgcatttatatttttgttcagtgtattaacCAGCTCTATACAACTGTGAGAAAtgttatgttgccatgtttaaCAAAAAGTGATGTTTCTCCTGTTATTTGCAGGTCATATGGTCAGCTCAAGTGCTCACCCTACTGTGTTATCGACTCTACAAACTGCAAGTACTTCACATGATGAGGAAGCTGGACAGTGCAGCGAGATCCTCTGTGTGCTCTTTGAAATATTTtcatgcaaaaaaaaaagaacaataataCTCCAAGCAAAAAGACTCTGAGGGTAGCGGCAGCCTATGAAtctgaatatatatattatacataaCTTCTCTGTATTTCTGCTGAGATGCCACGTAGCTCCCCGGAGTTGTATTCGGCGAGTGGAGATGAAAAACCTTCACCCACACTTAGGAAATGCACAGGACAACTGCACTCAGTCTTAACAAGCAGGACTAAGACTGGCCTCCTCTCCATGAATCAGCCTCTGGGTGCAACAGTTGTGCAACAGCCATGCCGAGACTTAATTAAGTGGGAGATGTTGCAGAGGAGCAGTAGCCGGGCCAGAGGCATATTTCTATTGACCCAGTTACTGTTGAGAAACAGTGGCCTCAGGTATTCTACTGCAGCGCCAATGGCAGCGCACAGCATTTGCATGAGGCTGGGATTACTGTGACAGCAGCTGTCACTATCCGAGCATGTTAACAATCAATATACTTATTATTGCCACGACTAGGCCAGTACTGTGTAGGCATCAACAATTTCAGTTATAAAAGGTTAAACCATGCAAATAGTTAGATCAAAAGTATGGTTAAGGATGGAGATAGAGGTGcatgaattatgcatttgggataTTTCAATGAGTCGAATCATTAGCTTGTGGTGGAACTGTGATTGACATGGGACTTTCAGTTTCGacaaggtttcacaaatctcccCGAAAAAACTTCTCAGGAACCAACAGGTAATGTAGCTCCAAACAGCACCTTTCACAGGCACCCCCCACTACTCCTTTTGTAAATTAAATGGCAGTGACTGTACGCTTAAGCACACAGATAACTCAAGGTTCTTCTCTGTGCTTTAGTGAGAAATACTACTGTATATGAAGGCTTGAAACTGTTAATGTTCTTAATTCTCTCACTAAACAGGAAAGGCTGTGATACTCAGTAGCTGCTAAAAGGGGGAAGAATTACAATTCCAGCCTGTCCTATGGTCATTATTGTATTTACTCTAATACctctttatccagtcttttctGTCTTACAGTATATACACAGAAACTCAACAGTGTAGATATAGTCTGCTGTGTGTTTGGCACCAAAGGTGAAAATGACCGATATAAGCTGACTTTTCCATAAGCTAGTGTATAAGTCGCAGTGCCAAGGGAGACTTGTTCTCAGCCATATTGATACTGTACGTGTAGGTGTTATAAAGTGATTATTCTGTACAAAAAAATTGAAAGATAAAGACTGTTACTGTATTGTCTCCGCATGCTTGTGATACTGTGCTTATTAGTGTGAAACGCTTCCACTGTTTTGTAAATCATTGCAATTGACAGTGCATTAGGTGTCTTTAGAAATCTCAGTCTTGCTCTGCACAGAGTGTAGCTAGTTGTACGACACACCTTGTATGAAAATGATGAACTGTGCCTTGCACAAAGATGAAATACCTTTTGGAAACTGTGTTGAATGTCCTGTCTGTCGCCTGTCTGTCTGTGCTGTATCCTGTACTGTGTATGCACAACGATGCTGAAACATAACATGCATGTGGTAACGTACTGTTCGGCTttatcaaataatgtatgcactgtgaCTGGGAtgagggaaattattttttgtttcatttctcTGGTATGATTTATACAGTAGTTgtgaataattaaaaaaataaataaaacctgaATAAATAATTCAAACCTGCTGCATTTTTCTACTTCAATCAGGTTTTGCTAGCGGCTTTGCTTCCTGTGTTGTTAGGAAGTGTTGAGAGTGATTCGAAGCTGTGGAATAGACGCTATTGACGTTCTTTCAGGGCACTCGATGTAAGCTCAAAGCTGATATCTATCAAGTGGAAAAAAGGAGCTGTCAGCAGCTCCCGGTAGAGTGCTGTGTTAGACTG
This genomic window from Pseudochaenichthys georgianus chromosome 16, fPseGeo1.2, whole genome shotgun sequence contains:
- the colq gene encoding acetylcholinesterase collagenic tail peptide — translated: MTLLTLGLYLPLLFCYGLAQSSFLDNFMSIPAALSSQEQQRRFSPCCLLSPPPPPLFPPPPALWHRNSHNEEIDGRESKPGNGHKGSSCVQGFPGPAGPSGPQGPPGLPGIEGGNGEKGEIGRPGKKGRTGAPGLPGKMGPAGWPGPSGPKGEKGDSGLMGLPGARGPIGPKGLPGYKGEKGSRGDRGESGGKGDKGVMGFPGMLGQKGEMGPKGEPGISGNRGPTGRPGKRGKQGGKGDTGGVGPMGPAGPQGTPGHPGPPGSPATGLNMVGTKGARGTPGSPGKCSCGSPSNSPIEDYPSRGNYLKVPAIFVVSNEEELERLHTDNALAFRKDQRSLYFRDIDGWLPIQTFPFPITPFQSMENAPDDEGYCGDGIVQISTGEQCDDSNRVVTDGCVKCKHAYCGDGYRYEGAEECDGKDFGYQTCNSYLPGSYGQLKCSPYCVIDSTNCKYFT